In the genome of Chryseobacterium arthrosphaerae, one region contains:
- the rplS gene encoding 50S ribosomal protein L19, with protein sequence MDLLKYVQDKYIAKKEFPEFKAGDTITVYYEIKEGQKTRTQFFKGTVIQLRGTGSTKTFTIRKMSGDVGVERVFPINMPALQKIEVDRRGRVRRARIYYFRDLRGKKARIKDAAYKKK encoded by the coding sequence ATGGATTTATTAAAGTACGTACAAGACAAGTACATTGCGAAAAAAGAATTCCCTGAATTCAAAGCAGGTGATACAATTACTGTGTATTACGAAATTAAAGAAGGACAAAAGACAAGAACTCAGTTCTTCAAAGGAACAGTTATCCAATTAAGAGGTACTGGTTCTACAAAAACTTTCACCATCAGAAAAATGTCTGGTGATGTAGGTGTAGAAAGAGTATTCCCTATCAACATGCCTGCACTTCAAAAAATCGAGGTTGACAGAAGAGGTAGAGTTAGAAGAGCTAGAATCTACTACTTCAGAGATCTTAGAGGTAAAAAAGCGAGAATCAAAGACGCTGCTTACAAGAAGAAATAA
- a CDS encoding ABC transporter ATP-binding protein, with amino-acid sequence MKILFRYLKPYQWLIIISLFLATVNQVFSLFAPAITGNILDQLVTHPNFFDKEKLLPRSLNEYLYGSPVYHGAFYFLGLLIGTAMVSRIAKAFQDYVVSVITQKFGAKIFTDGLKHSMALPYQEFEDQRSGETLSILTKVREDTVKFITNFINIFFGILVSIIFVSVYAIRLHWSIMPVYICGIFLIAFVTNLLSKRIKSIQKNIVTETTALAGSTTESLRNIEIVKSLGLTHQEVIRLNNNTYKILGLELRKVKSIRSLSFIQGTMVNFLQQMITLTLLYLIFKNIVTPGQYLSLMFYGFFIFGPMQEIGNIIISYREAEASLFNFDRLMKKEVEEKPLHPKKIGAIEELEFKNVAFKHQSAQYKALNSISFDVKNGETIAFVGPSGSGKSTLVKLLVGLYRPQEGNIFYNGINGKEFDFDELRNQIGFVTQDTQLFAGTIKENLLFVNPDATDQELAIALQKSSCMALLERAEKGIETVIGEGGLKLSGGEKQRIAIARALLRRPHLLIFDEATSALDSITEEEITSTIKDISKEREQITVLIAHRLSTIMHADKIYVLERGQVIETGSHERLIAEKGLYYAMWRQQIGERKTLTPQS; translated from the coding sequence ATGAAAATACTTTTTAGATATCTAAAACCTTATCAGTGGCTGATTATCATTTCTTTATTTCTGGCTACTGTTAATCAGGTTTTCTCGTTATTTGCCCCTGCTATTACCGGAAATATTCTTGATCAGCTGGTGACGCATCCTAATTTTTTTGATAAAGAAAAGTTATTACCCAGAAGTCTGAATGAATATCTGTATGGAAGTCCGGTTTATCACGGTGCTTTTTATTTTTTAGGACTGCTTATCGGGACTGCTATGGTAAGCAGGATTGCCAAGGCATTTCAGGATTATGTGGTAAGTGTGATTACCCAGAAGTTTGGAGCCAAAATATTTACAGACGGTTTAAAACACTCTATGGCTCTGCCTTATCAGGAATTTGAGGATCAGAGAAGTGGTGAAACTTTATCGATTTTAACGAAAGTAAGAGAAGATACTGTGAAATTCATTACCAATTTCATCAATATTTTCTTTGGAATTTTAGTCAGTATTATTTTCGTTTCAGTCTATGCAATCCGTTTACACTGGTCAATCATGCCTGTTTATATCTGTGGTATTTTCCTGATTGCCTTTGTTACCAATTTATTGAGCAAGAGGATAAAAAGCATCCAGAAGAATATTGTTACCGAAACTACAGCCTTAGCCGGAAGCACAACAGAAAGCTTGAGAAATATTGAAATTGTTAAAAGTTTAGGATTAACCCATCAGGAAGTGATCCGTCTGAATAACAATACGTATAAAATTCTTGGGCTTGAACTCAGAAAGGTAAAAAGCATCCGTTCTTTAAGTTTCATACAGGGAACAATGGTGAATTTTCTTCAGCAGATGATTACCCTGACTTTACTGTATTTAATTTTTAAAAATATTGTAACTCCGGGTCAATACCTGTCTCTTATGTTTTATGGCTTCTTTATTTTCGGGCCAATGCAGGAAATCGGGAATATCATCATTTCTTACCGTGAAGCTGAAGCCTCTCTATTTAATTTTGACCGCCTGATGAAAAAAGAAGTGGAAGAAAAGCCTCTTCATCCGAAGAAGATCGGGGCCATTGAGGAACTGGAGTTTAAAAATGTGGCTTTCAAGCATCAGTCTGCACAGTATAAAGCCCTGAACTCTATCTCTTTTGATGTTAAAAATGGAGAAACCATCGCTTTTGTGGGGCCAAGCGGCTCCGGGAAAAGTACATTGGTAAAACTGCTGGTGGGACTTTACAGACCTCAGGAAGGAAATATATTTTATAACGGCATCAATGGAAAGGAGTTTGATTTTGATGAACTGAGAAACCAGATCGGTTTCGTTACCCAGGATACCCAGCTTTTTGCAGGAACAATCAAGGAAAATCTTCTTTTTGTAAATCCTGATGCAACGGATCAGGAACTTGCCATTGCTTTACAGAAATCGAGCTGTATGGCATTACTGGAAAGGGCTGAAAAGGGAATAGAAACCGTCATTGGGGAAGGTGGGCTGAAGCTGAGCGGTGGTGAAAAGCAGAGAATTGCCATTGCAAGGGCGCTTTTAAGAAGACCTCATTTATTGATCTTTGACGAGGCCACTTCAGCGCTGGACAGCATCACTGAAGAGGAAATCACTTCTACGATCAAAGACATTTCGAAGGAAAGAGAGCAGATCACCGTTCTCATTGCCCACCGATTAAGCACCATCATGCATGCTGACAAAATCTATGTACTGGAACGCGGACAGGTTATAGAAACCGGATCCCATGAAAGGCTCATTGCTGAAAAAGGATTATATTACGCCATGTGGCGGCAACAGATCGGGGAAAGAAAAACACTTACTCCCCAGTCCTAA
- a CDS encoding toxin-antitoxin system YwqK family antitoxin, with amino-acid sequence MKKLFASALFVLVFGFNVLAQEKTYFDENWEKTTQDKMEYYRETSPKGKLTLIKDYYKDGNLQMEGLASDTTPNSEVFDGKVTWYTPEGKVMNTITYSNGKQVGPSQNFDASGRLLEDMVYKADGSFSGKMFGYKDPEDENSFNSLTVYENSLPVKTTVYDEDIKGIRHETITDKDGNYETKYYGEKGKYLGSGYSKSGENMLVDYYPNPMRVSKIEKYKSDGSVKEGIIYGKNGKVLQEQKRNKKDGYKTTYDESGKKIGHLIYQYDKENDTYTPMEGEDYQLSYDYTLISSIDVYKNGSIITSKYFDEAGKLTSEKILKDDITQEIKYYSPDGKLKSTLTYKDDMPYNGISYEGLTEMQYKEGVLVNTKNYFDDHKLKSEKKLNSKQNAYDATIYDNKGAVLYTYNQPVHDEEYDYSFTAQIVQYVKGKPANKASVKEGVLQNGKIRIKDYYGAKELERSGKWILLKVYNAEGKLVQDSKILADSGENLSTDSNTAIQEDQLYSDAE; translated from the coding sequence ATGAAAAAATTATTTGCATCGGCGCTGTTTGTATTGGTATTCGGCTTCAATGTACTGGCACAGGAAAAGACCTATTTTGATGAAAACTGGGAAAAAACCACCCAGGATAAAATGGAATATTATCGTGAAACATCTCCGAAAGGTAAACTGACTTTAATTAAAGATTATTATAAGGACGGGAACCTTCAGATGGAAGGTCTGGCTTCTGATACCACTCCCAACAGTGAAGTTTTTGACGGAAAAGTTACCTGGTATACTCCTGAAGGAAAAGTGATGAATACCATTACTTATTCTAATGGTAAGCAGGTAGGGCCTTCCCAAAATTTTGACGCCAGCGGAAGACTCCTGGAAGATATGGTCTATAAAGCAGACGGAAGCTTCTCCGGAAAAATGTTCGGCTATAAAGATCCTGAAGATGAAAACAGCTTCAACAGCCTTACGGTTTATGAAAATTCCTTGCCTGTAAAAACAACGGTTTATGATGAAGATATCAAAGGAATCAGACATGAAACGATTACGGATAAAGACGGGAACTATGAAACTAAATATTACGGCGAAAAAGGGAAATATTTAGGAAGCGGCTATTCCAAATCCGGGGAAAATATGCTGGTAGACTATTATCCTAACCCAATGAGAGTCTCTAAAATTGAAAAATATAAAAGTGACGGCAGCGTAAAGGAAGGAATTATCTACGGTAAAAACGGAAAAGTCCTGCAGGAACAGAAAAGGAATAAGAAAGACGGTTACAAAACCACTTATGACGAGTCCGGAAAAAAAATAGGCCATCTCATTTACCAGTATGATAAGGAAAATGATACTTACACTCCTATGGAGGGTGAAGACTATCAGCTAAGTTATGACTATACTCTGATATCCTCCATTGATGTATATAAAAACGGGTCTATCATAACAAGTAAATATTTTGATGAAGCAGGAAAATTAACTTCAGAAAAAATCCTGAAGGATGATATTACCCAGGAAATAAAATACTATAGCCCTGACGGCAAACTGAAATCAACATTGACGTATAAGGATGATATGCCTTATAATGGTATTTCCTACGAAGGTCTTACCGAAATGCAGTATAAGGAGGGCGTTCTGGTAAATACAAAAAACTATTTTGATGATCATAAGCTAAAGTCTGAGAAGAAATTAAATTCCAAACAAAATGCTTACGATGCTACAATTTATGACAATAAAGGTGCTGTTTTATACACTTATAACCAACCTGTACATGATGAAGAATACGACTACAGTTTCACTGCCCAGATTGTACAGTATGTAAAAGGGAAACCAGCCAACAAAGCATCTGTAAAAGAGGGTGTTCTGCAAAATGGAAAAATCAGAATAAAAGATTATTACGGGGCAAAAGAGCTTGAACGCAGCGGAAAATGGATCTTATTAAAGGTGTATAATGCAGAAGGAAAGCTTGTTCAGGATTCTAAGATTCTTGCTGATAGCGGTGAAAATTTATCCACTGATAGCAATACTGCCATTCAGGAAGATCAACTGTACAGTGATGCTGAATAG
- a CDS encoding CoA transferase subunit A, producing MIDKRVKNAKEAIEGIKDGMTLMLGGFGLCGIPENSINALVESDVKDLTCISNNAGVDDFGLGLLLHKRQIKKMISSYVGENAEFERQMLSGELEVELTPQGTLAEKCRAAQAGIPAFYTPAGYGTEVAEGKEVKEFKGKPHILEHAYEADFSIVKAWKGDHAGNLIFKGSARNFNHPMAGAGKITIAEVEELVEPGELDPNQIHIPGIMIQRIFQGEKFEKRIEQRTVRTKE from the coding sequence ATGATAGATAAAAGAGTAAAAAATGCAAAGGAAGCCATCGAAGGAATTAAAGATGGGATGACGCTGATGCTTGGCGGTTTTGGACTTTGCGGAATTCCTGAAAACTCAATTAATGCACTGGTAGAAAGTGATGTGAAAGACCTTACCTGTATTTCAAACAATGCAGGAGTAGATGATTTCGGATTGGGATTATTGCTTCACAAAAGACAGATCAAAAAAATGATCTCTTCCTATGTGGGTGAAAATGCTGAGTTTGAAAGACAGATGCTTTCAGGAGAACTGGAAGTAGAGCTTACTCCACAGGGTACTCTGGCTGAAAAGTGCAGAGCGGCTCAGGCGGGTATTCCTGCTTTTTATACTCCGGCAGGCTATGGAACCGAGGTAGCAGAAGGGAAGGAGGTGAAAGAATTCAAAGGAAAACCTCATATCCTGGAGCATGCCTATGAAGCAGACTTTTCTATCGTAAAAGCATGGAAAGGAGATCATGCAGGAAACCTTATCTTTAAAGGATCAGCAAGAAACTTCAACCATCCTATGGCTGGTGCTGGGAAGATTACCATTGCCGAGGTAGAAGAATTGGTAGAGCCGGGAGAACTGGACCCGAACCAGATCCACATTCCGGGGATCATGATTCAGAGGATCTTCCAGGGAGAAAAATTTGAAAAGAGAATTGAGCAGAGAACGGTAAGAACTAAGGAATAA
- a CDS encoding CoA transferase subunit B — protein MLTKEQIAKRISKELKDRYYVNLGIGIPTLVANYVPEGISVEFQSENGVLGMGPFPFEGEEDADVINAGKQTITILDGGSFFDSAFSFGMIRGQKVDLTILGAMEVSENGDIANWKIPGKMVKGMGGAMDLVASAENIIVAMMHVNKAGESKILKKCTLPLTGVNCVKKVVTELAVLDVTPAGFKLLERAPGVSVEDIIKATEADLIIEGEIPEMQF, from the coding sequence ATGCTTACAAAAGAACAAATTGCCAAAAGAATTTCAAAAGAACTGAAAGATCGTTATTATGTAAACCTGGGAATTGGGATTCCTACTTTGGTTGCCAACTATGTTCCGGAAGGTATTTCCGTAGAATTCCAGAGTGAAAATGGAGTTCTGGGGATGGGACCTTTCCCTTTCGAAGGAGAAGAAGATGCTGATGTCATCAATGCCGGAAAACAGACCATTACCATCTTAGACGGAGGTTCGTTCTTCGATTCTGCTTTCAGTTTCGGGATGATCCGTGGCCAGAAAGTAGACCTTACCATCCTTGGAGCGATGGAAGTTTCAGAGAACGGAGATATTGCCAACTGGAAAATTCCGGGGAAAATGGTAAAAGGAATGGGAGGCGCCATGGATTTGGTGGCTTCTGCTGAAAATATTATCGTAGCGATGATGCACGTAAACAAAGCAGGAGAAAGCAAAATCTTAAAAAAATGCACACTTCCGCTAACCGGAGTAAACTGTGTAAAAAAAGTAGTTACTGAATTAGCCGTTCTGGATGTGACCCCTGCAGGATTCAAACTGTTGGAAAGAGCGCCTGGAGTTTCAGTAGAAGACATCATTAAAGCTACAGAAGCAGATCTGATTATTGAAGGAGAAATTCCTGAAATGCAGTTCTAA
- a CDS encoding DUF4197 domain-containing protein: MKKSIFLAAGLFFSISTQAQLLDIIKSTVKDKTGVDLNVPVKNNGTATSTTTNTGISTPKTTNNSSSNTVNLGNLTSTQISSGLKEALNIGVTDGVKKLAVTDGFFRNEAVKILMPEKLRKIDTTLRSIGMGSLADEGVKLLNRAAEDAVTEAAPIFTKAITSMTITDAKNILLSSDNAATNYLQTKTQSQLFSAFQPKVKASLGKVGADAVWKNLISKYNTFTGQSVTTDLNEYVTTETINGVFKMVADKESGIRNTPAMRTTSILQKVFGAQDNK; the protein is encoded by the coding sequence ATGAAAAAAAGCATTTTTCTTGCAGCCGGATTATTCTTCTCAATCTCTACACAAGCACAACTTCTGGATATCATCAAATCTACTGTTAAAGATAAAACAGGTGTAGATCTGAATGTTCCTGTGAAAAATAACGGAACAGCCACTTCTACTACAACAAATACAGGCATCAGCACTCCAAAAACCACCAATAATTCATCTTCCAATACTGTCAATCTCGGAAATCTTACTTCAACACAAATTTCTTCAGGACTAAAAGAAGCCCTGAATATCGGTGTAACAGATGGTGTAAAAAAACTGGCAGTTACCGATGGTTTTTTCAGAAATGAAGCGGTAAAGATCCTGATGCCGGAAAAGTTAAGAAAAATTGATACTACGTTGAGATCTATCGGTATGGGAAGCCTTGCTGATGAAGGGGTAAAGCTTTTGAACAGAGCCGCTGAAGATGCCGTAACGGAAGCAGCTCCTATTTTCACCAAAGCGATCACTTCCATGACCATTACCGATGCCAAAAATATTTTACTGAGCAGCGATAATGCAGCCACCAACTATCTTCAGACTAAGACGCAAAGCCAGTTATTCAGTGCTTTTCAGCCTAAAGTAAAAGCTTCCTTAGGTAAGGTTGGTGCGGATGCCGTTTGGAAAAACCTGATTTCAAAATACAATACGTTCACCGGCCAGTCTGTAACAACCGATCTGAATGAATATGTAACGACTGAAACCATCAATGGTGTTTTTAAAATGGTAGCTGATAAAGAAAGCGGAATCAGAAATACTCCTGCCATGAGGACTACGAGTATCCTGCAGAAGGTTTTCGGGGCTCAGGATAATAAATAA
- a CDS encoding AraC family transcriptional regulator — MAVLKQNEEFDADSIPEKVIGIASDMVMHDSGFHFHQTKAQLLYAPSGCMTVTTSDRQFVLPPFRMLWIPAHEVHRVNFRNIVAYRSIYFDENNAGKYLNSGLKVLHVNPLLKEIIERICFWEWTPFNKDQENILKVLWDEINTAPEEKLELKMPQDRRFIKMAEEWTKRISMPPLLKKLSEKTGAVEKTISRIFKKETGLSYQEWRQQWRLQRSIELLVDGNSIGETAHILDFSSDSAFIDFFKKHTGSTPLQYLMKNE, encoded by the coding sequence ATGGCTGTATTGAAACAGAACGAAGAATTTGATGCCGATTCCATTCCTGAAAAAGTGATCGGAATCGCCTCTGACATGGTGATGCATGACTCCGGTTTTCATTTTCATCAGACAAAGGCCCAGTTGCTGTATGCACCATCCGGATGTATGACGGTAACAACTTCTGACAGGCAGTTTGTATTGCCCCCATTCCGTATGCTGTGGATTCCTGCCCATGAAGTACACCGGGTAAACTTCCGGAATATTGTAGCATACAGATCTATTTATTTTGATGAAAATAATGCGGGAAAATACCTGAATTCCGGTCTCAAAGTATTGCATGTAAACCCTTTATTAAAGGAAATTATTGAAAGGATCTGCTTTTGGGAATGGACACCTTTTAATAAGGATCAGGAAAATATCCTCAAAGTTCTCTGGGATGAGATCAATACAGCTCCCGAAGAGAAACTGGAATTAAAAATGCCCCAGGACCGACGGTTTATAAAAATGGCAGAAGAGTGGACAAAGAGAATATCTATGCCGCCTTTATTGAAAAAATTATCGGAAAAGACCGGAGCTGTGGAAAAAACAATCAGCCGTATTTTTAAGAAAGAAACCGGGCTTTCTTATCAGGAGTGGCGGCAGCAATGGCGGCTTCAACGATCCATTGAGCTTCTGGTAGACGGGAACTCAATAGGGGAAACGGCACATATTTTAGATTTCTCATCAGACAGTGCTTTTATAGACTTTTTTAAAAAGCATACCGGATCTACACCATTGCAATACCTGATGAAGAACGAATAA
- a CDS encoding SRPBCC family protein — protein sequence MKTIHNTDIENYTLSVEIKTTADKAFDALTRQIPLWWTEMFEGSSAKTDDIFTIRFGDSIYKTMQVKELIPDSRVVWYVKDSLIALPELNDQTEWIGTTIVWEIGQKENFTQLKVTHVGLHPAVECYTICSAGWLQFVNSLSVFLETGKGNPYKA from the coding sequence ATGAAAACCATACACAATACGGACATAGAAAATTACACTCTTTCCGTAGAGATAAAAACTACAGCAGATAAAGCCTTTGATGCTCTTACCCGTCAGATTCCTCTTTGGTGGACTGAAATGTTCGAAGGATCATCGGCAAAAACGGATGATATATTCACTATAAGATTTGGTGACAGTATTTATAAAACAATGCAGGTAAAAGAATTAATACCGGATTCAAGGGTAGTCTGGTATGTTAAAGATTCATTGATAGCCTTACCTGAATTAAACGATCAGACAGAATGGATCGGAACAACGATCGTTTGGGAAATAGGGCAGAAGGAGAATTTCACGCAGCTGAAGGTGACACACGTTGGCTTACATCCCGCGGTGGAATGCTATACCATCTGTTCCGCCGGCTGGCTTCAGTTTGTTAATAGCCTGAGCGTGTTTCTGGAAACGGGTAAGGGAAATCCTTATAAAGCGTAA
- a CDS encoding fibronectin type III domain-containing protein, with amino-acid sequence MKHYFFFFCFVAQMAFGQVLFPYLQNPTPNSMIVNWKTASDNETTVIYGDSPTNLNVTVTGTTNIFSDTGYNNNYYYHTAKITNLQPNTKYYYKIKTGASESAVYNFRTLPLPGQPVTANGKIRFLIMGDNQIKAEPRYDSLTLNAFKKLKEKFGAGSDPSDNIALTFMVGDQVDVGTLDHYENVHFKKNIKLSPYLPIQTTVGNHETYGTLGMNSYYAHFYIDEIKYKGIASGNENYYAQQAGNVLFISLSSEHTGSAQQTWLQQVLNEANNDSTVDWIISLSHRPYQAEQYVGDISTWVRNNAVPLLVTSSKYLMHVGAHHHLYHRGQLKNTPNYQIISGGTAWDQYWGMSNEQDFDDVQKTLTDWTYQIVEVDIPTGKVDIECYSIGGKYTTKHNELIDSFHRYKNQPKPAKPSVTNTFSGPVTLPLTLNGSAFSSSNGELLNTTQFLISKAADFSVIEKEFYRDFENWFGKDGNGNPDKTRNLNEGVDITKATLAANSIPNGTYYVKTRYRDRNLEWSDWSEVKQFEVTGSVVSNPTFTLDKTEYTQNEPIVATFTGGPGNQQDWVGIYKKGQTPGGGATAQTYVYTNGQTAGTATFNNGLPNKGQYFAGFFANNGYTDIASRKSFYVGPKVQLQATADTYPVGGTVTINFTNAPSLQKDWIGIYKMGQTPGTTASIKWSYVTTASGTLNFTGLPKGYYYAQYLLEDGYNGIGEKVFFKVGDIVTELWTNKPVYSLGENITASWTDSPGIIKDWLGIYPQNVQTPDDNFVSYTYFDGVTQGTKTITGNVNGVPTTPGNYYMVMFTNDSYTEVSNRVQFQVSSGSLGLEEAKSTEKNVILYPNPTKPGEPTFIKSDYPIEKIELVSAAGELLYESKNIHNQRFSLVNENLPKGVYFVKVHARKLFTLKLIIQ; translated from the coding sequence ATGAAACACTATTTCTTCTTTTTTTGTTTCGTGGCTCAGATGGCGTTCGGGCAGGTTTTGTTCCCATATCTGCAAAACCCGACTCCGAATTCTATGATCGTCAACTGGAAGACGGCTTCCGATAACGAAACAACCGTGATCTACGGGGATTCCCCAACGAATCTGAATGTAACGGTAACCGGAACTACCAATATCTTTTCGGATACAGGATACAATAATAACTATTACTATCACACGGCAAAAATTACCAACTTACAGCCTAATACCAAGTATTACTATAAGATTAAAACCGGAGCCAGTGAATCTGCGGTTTACAATTTCAGAACACTTCCTTTACCGGGACAGCCGGTAACAGCCAATGGAAAGATCCGATTCCTGATCATGGGAGATAACCAGATCAAGGCAGAACCGAGGTATGACAGCCTTACCCTGAATGCTTTTAAAAAATTAAAAGAAAAATTCGGAGCCGGTTCAGATCCGTCCGATAATATTGCCCTTACTTTTATGGTGGGAGACCAGGTGGATGTAGGAACACTGGATCATTACGAGAATGTTCACTTCAAAAAGAATATCAAATTATCACCTTATCTTCCCATTCAGACAACTGTAGGAAACCATGAGACCTACGGAACTTTGGGAATGAATTCTTACTATGCCCATTTTTATATTGACGAGATCAAATACAAAGGCATCGCTTCAGGAAACGAGAATTATTATGCCCAGCAGGCAGGGAATGTACTGTTCATCAGTTTAAGCTCCGAGCACACCGGATCTGCACAACAGACCTGGTTGCAGCAGGTTCTGAATGAGGCCAATAATGATTCTACAGTAGACTGGATCATCTCATTAAGCCACAGACCTTACCAGGCAGAACAGTATGTAGGGGATATTTCAACCTGGGTGAGAAACAATGCTGTTCCGCTTTTGGTAACTTCCAGTAAATATTTGATGCACGTTGGAGCGCATCATCACCTGTATCACAGAGGACAGCTTAAAAATACCCCGAATTACCAGATTATTTCAGGGGGAACGGCTTGGGATCAGTACTGGGGAATGTCTAATGAGCAGGATTTTGATGATGTTCAGAAAACATTGACGGATTGGACCTATCAGATTGTTGAGGTAGATATTCCAACCGGAAAAGTAGATATAGAATGTTACTCTATTGGTGGAAAATATACCACGAAACATAATGAACTGATAGATTCTTTCCACAGGTATAAAAATCAGCCGAAGCCGGCAAAACCGTCTGTTACCAATACATTCTCAGGGCCGGTTACATTGCCTTTAACGTTGAATGGAAGTGCTTTCTCATCCTCTAACGGCGAGCTTTTGAATACAACACAGTTTTTAATCAGTAAAGCAGCCGATTTTTCTGTGATTGAAAAAGAATTTTACCGTGACTTTGAAAACTGGTTTGGAAAAGATGGAAACGGAAATCCGGATAAAACCAGAAACCTGAATGAAGGCGTGGATATTACAAAAGCAACGCTGGCAGCGAATTCAATCCCGAACGGAACTTATTATGTGAAAACCCGCTACAGGGACAGAAACCTCGAGTGGAGCGACTGGAGTGAGGTAAAACAGTTTGAAGTTACAGGAAGTGTGGTTTCAAACCCTACATTTACATTAGATAAAACTGAATATACTCAGAACGAACCTATTGTTGCTACTTTCACAGGAGGTCCCGGAAATCAGCAGGACTGGGTAGGAATTTATAAAAAAGGCCAGACACCGGGAGGAGGGGCAACTGCACAGACCTATGTTTACACCAACGGACAGACAGCAGGAACAGCCACTTTTAATAACGGTCTCCCTAATAAAGGACAATATTTCGCAGGATTCTTTGCCAATAACGGATATACAGACATTGCATCAAGAAAAAGCTTCTACGTAGGTCCAAAAGTACAGCTGCAGGCTACGGCAGATACGTATCCGGTAGGCGGAACCGTAACCATCAACTTTACCAATGCCCCAAGTTTACAGAAAGACTGGATCGGAATTTATAAAATGGGACAGACCCCGGGAACCACAGCTTCTATAAAATGGAGCTATGTCACCACAGCTTCCGGAACTCTTAATTTTACAGGACTGCCAAAAGGATATTACTATGCCCAGTACTTACTGGAAGACGGCTATAACGGAATCGGAGAAAAAGTATTCTTTAAAGTAGGCGATATCGTAACGGAACTGTGGACCAACAAACCTGTATATTCATTAGGAGAAAATATTACAGCTTCATGGACGGATTCTCCCGGAATCATCAAAGACTGGTTAGGAATCTATCCTCAGAATGTCCAGACACCGGATGATAACTTCGTTTCCTACACTTATTTTGATGGAGTGACTCAGGGTACCAAAACGATTACAGGAAATGTAAACGGCGTACCAACCACACCTGGTAATTATTATATGGTGATGTTTACCAACGATTCTTATACGGAGGTTTCAAACAGGGTACAGTTTCAGGTGAGCTCAGGATCTTTAGGCCTGGAAGAGGCAAAAAGCACAGAGAAAAATGTCATTCTGTATCCAAACCCTACAAAACCGGGAGAGCCTACCTTCATCAAGAGTGATTATCCGATCGAGAAAATTGAATTGGTGTCTGCAGCCGGAGAATTACTGTATGAGTCAAAGAATATTCATAACCAACGTTTTTCTTTAGTGAATGAAAATCTTCCGAAAGGGGTGTATTTTGTAAAAGTTCACGCAAGAAAACTGTTTACACTGAAGCTGATTATCCAGTAA